Part of the Oxyura jamaicensis isolate SHBP4307 breed ruddy duck chromosome 6 unlocalized genomic scaffold, BPBGC_Ojam_1.0 oxy6_random_OJ78189, whole genome shotgun sequence genome is shown below.
TTCATCTCCCACACAGCACGGTCCCCAGTGCCTGCCCTTTGCTCTCTGCAGTCGGGCAGAGCCGTGTGCTCTGTCCTTGGAGGGTCTGAGGTAGTTCCTGGTTAGCCCCGAttctgcagcagggaaagggcACTGCTGGTGAGGGTGGGATGAGTTTGGTGTTGGGATTCGGTGTTCTCCATCCCTTCTATCGTATGTTTTGTGCAGCATTGTGCTGCTAGGTTCTGGTGTGCAGCTTGTGTCCGTGTTaggtggtgctgcaggagggtgaGAGCAGAGGCGAGGGTCTTTGCTGTGGGACCGTTCAAAGAGGCGCTCGCTTCATCTTTACCTAAGCTCAAATTCTtggtcctgctccctgcctttcAGACCTGGATGTCTTGTTTGTACTGGGTGTAAAGCCCCGTCTCCTCTGCTACACCGAGGAGCAGGGCTTGGCCTCTGCTGAGCTCTGAGGTGCTCAGGTCACTGGGAGCTGACAAGTAATGTGATGAAGGTGAGAGCTATGGACTGCAAACTGTGATCTCAGTTCCCACTGATATTttcctcagtctttttttttttttttttttttctcccttctctctctctgggAGCACTGGCCTTAGTAAGTTTCCTTAGGGAAACTGGGAGGTTCTCCTGGCTGTTATACCCTTCAGGGCAAGGGCAACAGCTGTTTGAGACTTCTGCTGTCATAGTCCTGCACTTCTCCACAGCTGAGTCAGTCTCAGTCCGAGCTGTGAATCTTGGATTCTTCTGATACTGCCTCCCAGTTGCTCTGAGTATGTATCTTCtaggtttctttccttcttgtgcATGATGGATGGCTAACAGTAATAGAGTAACCATAACATAAATCAGAAGCTGGTTGTTTAGCTGCACCACTACTGAGACAGGCTTCTAGCAGTGCAAAAATCTGTATAAGGTCTTCCTCACTTATAGTctccttgcttttctgtagacactaaattaaatgtgttttctaggGTTTCACATGGAATCTATTGTCTGTACATAACATTGTCAGAATTCTGTAGTTGCCTCactactgtttgtttgttttgactgtGATAAAGGGTAAGAAATAATGAATGATTATCAATAACGTAATAATAGATCATTAATAAAtggtaaataattaaaaaaaataaattgataaaggataagaaataaaaactgcaggTAATACTTTAAGAAGTGACCtgtctgaaaatataaataaggtGAATGTTTTTtatgtgagaaaaaataagttaacaGCTGGAGAGGGTGGGGAAGTGGCTCAGTGTTCAGGGCTAGATTTTGTAGCATATTTAGACTGTGATAAAGGAAAGATGAGAAGGGAAAACTGCTGGTGATATTTAGAAATGCCCTATCTTGGAAAATGATGAAGAACCTCGgtacagaagaggaaagaaaagaactcttttctttttgaatggAGAACTTCAAATATTACCAGTCTGCCAGGCTTCCCACTGTTAGGCTGGCTGCGTTAGGCCGCTAGAAACTCATAGCACTCCTGTTATTCTCAGCTTCAGTTGCTGTGTGTCATCTCTTACCACCATCTTCTGGAAGTCACCTAGAATTACAGCCTCTGTCAGAAGTGCCTGGCAGTTTGGTATGATGTGCAAGTAGAAAGCCAGGATGGACAGTACAAATGTCTTAGTGAATCATGTTGGTTGATGAATATTATCTTCTCTTTTCAGCCCATTTGCCAGGCAGCGTATAATAATGATTTCAATGAAGTTCAGCTCCTTTTGGATAAAAACAGCAATTATGTGAATATCCAGGACAGCTTCAGTGGAGATACCCCTTTAATTTGTGCATGCAAACAGGGAAACAACAGAATAGTTAGCTatcttctaaaaagaaatgctgatgtCAACCTCAGAAACAAGGTAAGTGGCCACAAACTCACCCTTTGCACTGACTGCTCTTTAAGACTCTTGGAGTATGTGTGGGAACATTGGCAGTACTTCCAAACCTTACTTTTGTTTCCAGCTGAGGCATGTCTAACCCCCAAATTATAATTCAATAAAcctttatgtttctttttatctcctcatttattttcctgacttGCCAATGTAAACAGGATACAATAAATATTGCAAACCTCAAATTCTTTCTATGTTTGTGTTCCCAGTTTAGGTAATACCGCATGGCATCCCCAGTCCCCAGTATATTCTGCCTATAGCAATTTGCATTTGTCCTGCACTCCagcttatttctgtttcttctgttcctttgtctttttattcATCCTAGTAAAAACGAAGGTCTGAAGGACAGCCTGTCCATTTTTCTTACAACATGTCCATTTTGGGCCATGATGTAACACCATAACCTAGTTTGTCAGACTCCAGTTTGAGGAACTGTAGGGTGTTTAACATGAGCGTTCTTTAACACCCAAGTCAACAGCTCTGCCCTTTACTAGCTTTGGTACATGCAATATTCACAGATTctgagggagggagaggggggaagaTTGTGAAATATAAAAGGATCTAGTATTGTAAGTATTAAACAAATATAATCAGATCAGTGAATCTGATACTAATGAgagttattttgtatttagaaGGACCGCACTTGTCTGCATTATGCTGTGAGAAAACGGTTTACCTTCCTTGACTATGTGCTCATCATAATCCTTATGCCAGTTTTGCTTATTGGATATCTTCTCATGGTGAGtctggaggaaagcagaaaaggctCTATATCTTTACGTTTACCCTTTAATCTTTCTTATGGTGATATTTTAGGCCAG
Proteins encoded:
- the ANKRD22 gene encoding ankyrin repeat domain-containing protein 22, coding for MNIIFSFQPICQAAYNNDFNEVQLLLDKNSNYVNIQDSFSGDTPLICACKQGNNRIVSYLLKRNADVNLRNKKDRTCLHYAVRKRFTFLDYVLIIILMPVLLIGYLLMISKTKQNENLIKMLLGAGADVNATDFSGSTALHYACEMKNQAVIPLLLEANADASVKNQDGETPLDIARRLQFSNIESMLRKTS